From the Pomacea canaliculata isolate SZHN2017 linkage group LG14, ASM307304v1, whole genome shotgun sequence genome, one window contains:
- the LOC112554763 gene encoding uncharacterized protein C5orf34 homolog isoform X3 gives MSGIPSLMVMYTDDGLEVRYSDGSRLQLSPCGSCMLHEDPVSSDQHPLAARPFLCPWLLLDQDVMLLYSRIEKFAWPQSPQDARVELLEDGSRRIMSCDELASIVLSPHGQDFTVCYLSCISEDCRKDKHLSPADEHQFQGNRRGICEDISKTSCAELLSQKLTRNTDECTSVTSENKHERPEGIIKDSCLTANKNSLVSTSGSTQPYNQHNDKLNSKVQCDAAKECCLIDCEGKSKATASVDVQDHEISGIIVSFGKVSTPDTNRTHKLTGETDETDAVLPKLSVSPINQDISSISRISSPDGLRGLIDSDLALSQTDETMTECLQETSTSVCHCTDVLHSSPLGFASIPAYTNQDKTACTIETALNNSSCMKRTLFSPDGDEVPCFDNTNNNKIITEKSNVTDREHGPHSPQSCKPACEEACHVKPVERVSKRSSESDLCGSFHVHMPSSVEDKSRSPVYPPNERGSAALTAMKSPWERQKDSSHRHEPVGFTSRDDGPGLVQGDLTSAAKHQYMWVTQHLSCSDCPPAWRHPLKLLQQKDPCDLLASTGIPINTTATQYSYMQTRKMTQTEGYIFTAVPPPLPLNCPFQHLHTWQSLTDSEESGAKTSFSEFKQARLKIIMMEGVVYRFIHSASMKTVEVYPGDGSVFVSQGITAHFFLHLLWKDGKLEEKTYSIKALPPQTPKSPYSIEKIIKRAHRFLTGCIENSKLSKIEDLACWKHVPVHVVEPLPLSILEECLVPGFGRFTAFTNGRIRVIFEDRTALDMVSDFSNRLHGCMQHSDSFGRETSDVYSQGLTAEKLSSLRVSGLDQMLRPHQSRLLLPCGKYIMVEVDKPGIYQRYVNAAMEWITWVQSSPEERRQFYHKRHNTISAQLSAKMELKKIECFNYIVDHSHITNSRFLRSSEHPSSFPEQSAPVCTHNWCLHCVGHPTGKVLTIPPMLCPAGAESVQRQISHHQSPPYSQPCGQVTGNQVKNEMDVQTTSHRQLSGAGQHVFTGYNIFLADSKGQELLLGFNSVKDALLKTSQMIKDIDEIVEQRKKSS, from the exons ATGTCTGGTATTCCTTCCCTGATGGTGATGTACACAGATGATGGGTTGGAAGTTCGTTATTCAGATGGGTCCCGACTACAGCTATCTCCCTGTGGATCATGCATGCTACATGAGGATCCAGTCAGCAGTGACCAGCACCCTTTAGCAG CACGACCTTTCCTTTGTCCATGGCTTTTGCTGGACCAGGATGTTATG ttgctgTATTCCAGAATAGAGAAATTTGCTTGGCCGCAGTCCCCACAGGATGCTCGTGTGGAATTATTAGAGGATGGGAGTCGACGCATTATGTCATGTGATGAATTAGCCAGTATAGTACTCTCCCCTCATGGCCAAGACTTTACAGTGTGTTACCTTTCATGTATTAGTGAGGATTGCCGTAAAGACAAACATTTAAGCCCTGCAGATGAACACCAGTTTCAAGGGAACAGGAGAGGGATATGTGAAGACATTTCTAAGACATCATGTGCTGAACTACTTTCTCAAAAGTTAACAAGAAATACAGATGAATGTACAAGTGTTacatcagaaaataaacatgaaagacCAGAGGGAATCATAAAGGATTCTTGTCttactgcaaataaaaatagtctTGTGTCTACATCAGGCAGTACTCAGCCATATAATCAGCATAATGACAAGCTTAACAGCAAAGTACAGTGTGATGCTGCTAAAGAATGTTGTCTGATTGACTGTGAGGGAAAGAGTAAAGCTACAGCAAGTGTTGATGTTCAGGATCACGAAATATCAGGCATCATTGTTTCTTTTGGTAAAGTGTCAACACCAGACACTAACCGCACTCACAAATTAACAGGAGAAACTGATGAAACGGATGCAGTGTTGCCAAAGTTGTCAGTTTCACCAATCAACCAAGATATTTCAAGCATTAGCAGAATTTCTTCACCAGATGGGCTTCGCGGCTTGATAGACTCTGACCTAGCATTGTCTCAGACAGATGAGACCATGACCGAATGTCTGCAGGAAACCTCAACATCAGTATGCCACTGCACAGATGTCCTTCATAGTTCTCCACTGGGTTTTGCCAGCATACCTGCATACACTAATCAAGACAAGACAGCCTGTACCATAGAAACAGCTCTAAACAATAGTTCCTGCATGAAGAGAACTTTATTTAGTCCTGATGGAGATGAAGTGCCTTGTTTTGATAacaccaacaataataaaataatcacgGAGAAAAGTAATGTCACAGATAGGGAACATGGACCACATAGCCCACAATCTTGTAAACCTGCTTGTGAAGAAGCCTGTCATGTGAAGCCTGTAGAGAGGGTAAGCAAAAGATCCAGTGAATCTGATTTGTGTGGTTCCTTTCATGTTCACATGCCTTCTTCAGTAGAAGATAAAAGTAGGAGCCCAGTATACCCTCCAAATGAAAGAGGCAGTGCTGCATTGACTGCCATGAAAAGCCCTtgggaaagacagaaagattcATCACACAGACATGAACCTGTTGGCTTTACAAGCAGAGATGATGGGCCAGGTCTAGTTCAGGGAGActtgacgtcagcagcaaaACATCAGTACATGTGGGTGACACAACACTTGTCATGTAGTGACTGTCCACCTGCATGGAGACATCCACTTAAGCTTCTGCAGCAGAAAGATCCATGTGACTTGCTGG CTTCAACTGGCATCCCTATAAACACTACGGCCACACAATACAGTTACATGCAGACAAGGAAGATGACACAAACTGAAGGGTATATTTTTACAGcagttcctccaccactgcCTCTCAACTGCCCCTTTCAGCACCTGCACACTTGGCAGTCCCTAACAGACAGCGAAGAGAGTGGAGCCAAAACCTCCTTCAGTGAATTTAAACAAGCTCGTTTAAAGATCATCATGATGGAAGGTGTGGTCTATAG ATTCATTCATTCTGCCAGTATGAAGACAGTGGAGGTGTATCCAGGTGATGGCAGTGTCTTTGTGTCTCAAGGCATCACAGCTCACTTCTTCCTGCACTTATTGTGGAAGGATGGGAAA TTAGAAGAGAAGACATATTCCATCAAGGCATTGCCTCCCCAAACGCCAAAGTCTCCATATTCCATTGAAAAAATCATCAAAAGAGCCCACAG ATTTCTGACTGGTTGCATTGAAAACAGCAAGTTGTCTAAAATAGAAGACTTAGCCTGTTGGAAG CATGTTCCAGTTCATGTGGTGGAGCCATTGCCACTGTCCATTTTAGAGGAATGTTTGGTGCCCGGATTTGGACGGTTTACAGCTTTTACCAATGGACGGATCAGGGTCATTTTTGAAGACAGAACAGCTCTTGATATGGTGTCAGACTTTTCTAACCGTTTGCATGGTTGCATGCAGCATTCTGATTCCTTCGGCAGAGAG ACTTCAGATGTATATTCACAGGGGCTGACAGCAGAGAAATTGTCATCCTTAAGGGTATCTGGACTGGACCAGATGCTGAGACCCCACCAGTCTCGTCTGTTGCTGCCCTGTGGAAAGTACATTATGGTAGAAGTGGACAAACCAGGAATCTATCAGAG ATATGTGAATGCAGCCATGGAGTGGATTACATGGGTCCAGTCCTCACCCGAGGAGCGACGTCAGTTTTACCATAAACGGCACAACACTATTTCAGCTCAGTT ATCAGCCAAGATGGAACTGAAAAAGATAGAATGTTTTAACT ATATTGTGGATCACAGCCATATTACAAACTCGAGGTTTTTGAGGTCAAGTGAGCATCCATCAAGCTTCCCTGAGCAAAGTGCTCCAGTGTGTACACATAATTGGTGTTTACATTGTGTGGGACATCCTACAGGCAAGGTACTGACAATTCCACCCATGCTGTGTCCTGCTGGGGCAGAGAGTGTACAGAGACAAATTAGTCATCACCAATCTCCTCCATATTCTCAGCCTTGTGGTCAAGTCACTGGCAATCAGGTCAAAAATGAAATGGATGTCCAAACTACCTCTCACAGACAGTTAAGTGGAGCTGGGCAACATGTTTTTACAGGCTATAACATATTTCTGGCTGACTCAAAGGGCCAAGAGTTATTGCTGGGATTTAATTCTGTGAAAGATGCTTTGCTCAAAACTTCACAGATGATCAAGGATATAGACGAGATAGTAGAGCAGAGGAAAAAATCATCTTGA
- the LOC112554763 gene encoding uncharacterized protein C5orf34 homolog isoform X2, translated as MSGIPSLMVMYTDDGLEVRYSDGSRLQLSPCGSCMLHEDPVSSDQHPLADRGAVHKWTQFVTSTHKVKVQQSLDFRNRFAARPFLCPWLLLDQDVMLLYSRIEKFAWPQSPQDARVELLEDGSRRIMSCDELASIVLSPHGQDFTVCYLSCISEDCRKDKHLSPADEHQFQGNRRGICEDISKTSCAELLSQKLTRNTDECTSVTSENKHERPEGIIKDSCLTANKNSLVSTSGSTQPYNQHNDKLNSKVQCDAAKECCLIDCEGKSKATASVDVQDHEISGIIVSFGKVSTPDTNRTHKLTGETDETDAVLPKLSVSPINQDISSISRISSPDGLRGLIDSDLALSQTDETMTECLQETSTSVCHCTDVLHSSPLGFASIPAYTNQDKTACTIETALNNSSCMKRTLFSPDGDEVPCFDNTNNNKIITEKSNVTDREHGPHSPQSCKPACEEACHVKPVERVSKRSSESDLCGSFHVHMPSSVEDKSRSPVYPPNERGSAALTAMKSPWERQKDSSHRHEPVGFTSRDDGPGLVQGDLTSAAKHQYMWVTQHLSCSDCPPAWRHPLKLLQQKDPCDLLASTGIPINTTATQYSYMQTRKMTQTEGYIFTAVPPPLPLNCPFQHLHTWQSLTDSEESGAKTSFSEFKQARLKIIMMEGVVYRFIHSASMKTVEVYPGDGSVFVSQGITAHFFLHLLWKDGKLEEKTYSIKALPPQTPKSPYSIEKIIKRAHRFLTGCIENSKLSKIEDLACWKHVPVHVVEPLPLSILEECLVPGFGRFTAFTNGRIRVIFEDRTALDMVSDFSNRLHGCMQHSDSFGREGLTAEKLSSLRVSGLDQMLRPHQSRLLLPCGKYIMVEVDKPGIYQRYVNAAMEWITWVQSSPEERRQFYHKRHNTISAQLSAKMELKKIECFNYIVDHSHITNSRFLRSSEHPSSFPEQSAPVCTHNWCLHCVGHPTGKVLTIPPMLCPAGAESVQRQISHHQSPPYSQPCGQVTGNQVKNEMDVQTTSHRQLSGAGQHVFTGYNIFLADSKGQELLLGFNSVKDALLKTSQMIKDIDEIVEQRKKSS; from the exons ATGTCTGGTATTCCTTCCCTGATGGTGATGTACACAGATGATGGGTTGGAAGTTCGTTATTCAGATGGGTCCCGACTACAGCTATCTCCCTGTGGATCATGCATGCTACATGAGGATCCAGTCAGCAGTGACCAGCACCCTTTAGCAG ACAGAGGAGCTGTTCACAAATGGACACAATTCGTGACCAGCACCCATAAGGTCAAAGTACAGCAATCCCTTGATTTCCGAAATCGTTTTGCAGCACGACCTTTCCTTTGTCCATGGCTTTTGCTGGACCAGGATGTTATG ttgctgTATTCCAGAATAGAGAAATTTGCTTGGCCGCAGTCCCCACAGGATGCTCGTGTGGAATTATTAGAGGATGGGAGTCGACGCATTATGTCATGTGATGAATTAGCCAGTATAGTACTCTCCCCTCATGGCCAAGACTTTACAGTGTGTTACCTTTCATGTATTAGTGAGGATTGCCGTAAAGACAAACATTTAAGCCCTGCAGATGAACACCAGTTTCAAGGGAACAGGAGAGGGATATGTGAAGACATTTCTAAGACATCATGTGCTGAACTACTTTCTCAAAAGTTAACAAGAAATACAGATGAATGTACAAGTGTTacatcagaaaataaacatgaaagacCAGAGGGAATCATAAAGGATTCTTGTCttactgcaaataaaaatagtctTGTGTCTACATCAGGCAGTACTCAGCCATATAATCAGCATAATGACAAGCTTAACAGCAAAGTACAGTGTGATGCTGCTAAAGAATGTTGTCTGATTGACTGTGAGGGAAAGAGTAAAGCTACAGCAAGTGTTGATGTTCAGGATCACGAAATATCAGGCATCATTGTTTCTTTTGGTAAAGTGTCAACACCAGACACTAACCGCACTCACAAATTAACAGGAGAAACTGATGAAACGGATGCAGTGTTGCCAAAGTTGTCAGTTTCACCAATCAACCAAGATATTTCAAGCATTAGCAGAATTTCTTCACCAGATGGGCTTCGCGGCTTGATAGACTCTGACCTAGCATTGTCTCAGACAGATGAGACCATGACCGAATGTCTGCAGGAAACCTCAACATCAGTATGCCACTGCACAGATGTCCTTCATAGTTCTCCACTGGGTTTTGCCAGCATACCTGCATACACTAATCAAGACAAGACAGCCTGTACCATAGAAACAGCTCTAAACAATAGTTCCTGCATGAAGAGAACTTTATTTAGTCCTGATGGAGATGAAGTGCCTTGTTTTGATAacaccaacaataataaaataatcacgGAGAAAAGTAATGTCACAGATAGGGAACATGGACCACATAGCCCACAATCTTGTAAACCTGCTTGTGAAGAAGCCTGTCATGTGAAGCCTGTAGAGAGGGTAAGCAAAAGATCCAGTGAATCTGATTTGTGTGGTTCCTTTCATGTTCACATGCCTTCTTCAGTAGAAGATAAAAGTAGGAGCCCAGTATACCCTCCAAATGAAAGAGGCAGTGCTGCATTGACTGCCATGAAAAGCCCTtgggaaagacagaaagattcATCACACAGACATGAACCTGTTGGCTTTACAAGCAGAGATGATGGGCCAGGTCTAGTTCAGGGAGActtgacgtcagcagcaaaACATCAGTACATGTGGGTGACACAACACTTGTCATGTAGTGACTGTCCACCTGCATGGAGACATCCACTTAAGCTTCTGCAGCAGAAAGATCCATGTGACTTGCTGG CTTCAACTGGCATCCCTATAAACACTACGGCCACACAATACAGTTACATGCAGACAAGGAAGATGACACAAACTGAAGGGTATATTTTTACAGcagttcctccaccactgcCTCTCAACTGCCCCTTTCAGCACCTGCACACTTGGCAGTCCCTAACAGACAGCGAAGAGAGTGGAGCCAAAACCTCCTTCAGTGAATTTAAACAAGCTCGTTTAAAGATCATCATGATGGAAGGTGTGGTCTATAG ATTCATTCATTCTGCCAGTATGAAGACAGTGGAGGTGTATCCAGGTGATGGCAGTGTCTTTGTGTCTCAAGGCATCACAGCTCACTTCTTCCTGCACTTATTGTGGAAGGATGGGAAA TTAGAAGAGAAGACATATTCCATCAAGGCATTGCCTCCCCAAACGCCAAAGTCTCCATATTCCATTGAAAAAATCATCAAAAGAGCCCACAG ATTTCTGACTGGTTGCATTGAAAACAGCAAGTTGTCTAAAATAGAAGACTTAGCCTGTTGGAAG CATGTTCCAGTTCATGTGGTGGAGCCATTGCCACTGTCCATTTTAGAGGAATGTTTGGTGCCCGGATTTGGACGGTTTACAGCTTTTACCAATGGACGGATCAGGGTCATTTTTGAAGACAGAACAGCTCTTGATATGGTGTCAGACTTTTCTAACCGTTTGCATGGTTGCATGCAGCATTCTGATTCCTTCGGCAGAGAG GGGCTGACAGCAGAGAAATTGTCATCCTTAAGGGTATCTGGACTGGACCAGATGCTGAGACCCCACCAGTCTCGTCTGTTGCTGCCCTGTGGAAAGTACATTATGGTAGAAGTGGACAAACCAGGAATCTATCAGAG ATATGTGAATGCAGCCATGGAGTGGATTACATGGGTCCAGTCCTCACCCGAGGAGCGACGTCAGTTTTACCATAAACGGCACAACACTATTTCAGCTCAGTT ATCAGCCAAGATGGAACTGAAAAAGATAGAATGTTTTAACT ATATTGTGGATCACAGCCATATTACAAACTCGAGGTTTTTGAGGTCAAGTGAGCATCCATCAAGCTTCCCTGAGCAAAGTGCTCCAGTGTGTACACATAATTGGTGTTTACATTGTGTGGGACATCCTACAGGCAAGGTACTGACAATTCCACCCATGCTGTGTCCTGCTGGGGCAGAGAGTGTACAGAGACAAATTAGTCATCACCAATCTCCTCCATATTCTCAGCCTTGTGGTCAAGTCACTGGCAATCAGGTCAAAAATGAAATGGATGTCCAAACTACCTCTCACAGACAGTTAAGTGGAGCTGGGCAACATGTTTTTACAGGCTATAACATATTTCTGGCTGACTCAAAGGGCCAAGAGTTATTGCTGGGATTTAATTCTGTGAAAGATGCTTTGCTCAAAACTTCACAGATGATCAAGGATATAGACGAGATAGTAGAGCAGAGGAAAAAATCATCTTGA
- the LOC112554763 gene encoding uncharacterized protein LOC112554763 isoform X7, protein MLCEDCRKDKHLSPADEHQFQGNRRGICEDISKTSCAELLSQKLTRNTDECTSVTSENKHERPEGIIKDSCLTANKNSLVSTSGSTQPYNQHNDKLNSKVQCDAAKECCLIDCEGKSKATASVDVQDHEISGIIVSFGKVSTPDTNRTHKLTGETDETDAVLPKLSVSPINQDISSISRISSPDGLRGLIDSDLALSQTDETMTECLQETSTSVCHCTDVLHSSPLGFASIPAYTNQDKTACTIETALNNSSCMKRTLFSPDGDEVPCFDNTNNNKIITEKSNVTDREHGPHSPQSCKPACEEACHVKPVERVSKRSSESDLCGSFHVHMPSSVEDKSRSPVYPPNERGSAALTAMKSPWERQKDSSHRHEPVGFTSRDDGPGLVQGDLTSAAKHQYMWVTQHLSCSDCPPAWRHPLKLLQQKDPCDLLASTGIPINTTATQYSYMQTRKMTQTEGYIFTAVPPPLPLNCPFQHLHTWQSLTDSEESGAKTSFSEFKQARLKIIMMEGVVYRFIHSASMKTVEVYPGDGSVFVSQGITAHFFLHLLWKDGKLEEKTYSIKALPPQTPKSPYSIEKIIKRAHRFLTGCIENSKLSKIEDLACWKHVPVHVVEPLPLSILEECLVPGFGRFTAFTNGRIRVIFEDRTALDMVSDFSNRLHGCMQHSDSFGRETSDVYSQGLTAEKLSSLRVSGLDQMLRPHQSRLLLPCGKYIMVEVDKPGIYQRYVNAAMEWITWVQSSPEERRQFYHKRHNTISAQLSAKMELKKIECFNYIVDHSHITNSRFLRSSEHPSSFPEQSAPVCTHNWCLHCVGHPTGKVLTIPPMLCPAGAESVQRQISHHQSPPYSQPCGQVTGNQVKNEMDVQTTSHRQLSGAGQHVFTGYNIFLADSKGQELLLGFNSVKDALLKTSQMIKDIDEIVEQRKKSS, encoded by the exons ATGTTATG TGAGGATTGCCGTAAAGACAAACATTTAAGCCCTGCAGATGAACACCAGTTTCAAGGGAACAGGAGAGGGATATGTGAAGACATTTCTAAGACATCATGTGCTGAACTACTTTCTCAAAAGTTAACAAGAAATACAGATGAATGTACAAGTGTTacatcagaaaataaacatgaaagacCAGAGGGAATCATAAAGGATTCTTGTCttactgcaaataaaaatagtctTGTGTCTACATCAGGCAGTACTCAGCCATATAATCAGCATAATGACAAGCTTAACAGCAAAGTACAGTGTGATGCTGCTAAAGAATGTTGTCTGATTGACTGTGAGGGAAAGAGTAAAGCTACAGCAAGTGTTGATGTTCAGGATCACGAAATATCAGGCATCATTGTTTCTTTTGGTAAAGTGTCAACACCAGACACTAACCGCACTCACAAATTAACAGGAGAAACTGATGAAACGGATGCAGTGTTGCCAAAGTTGTCAGTTTCACCAATCAACCAAGATATTTCAAGCATTAGCAGAATTTCTTCACCAGATGGGCTTCGCGGCTTGATAGACTCTGACCTAGCATTGTCTCAGACAGATGAGACCATGACCGAATGTCTGCAGGAAACCTCAACATCAGTATGCCACTGCACAGATGTCCTTCATAGTTCTCCACTGGGTTTTGCCAGCATACCTGCATACACTAATCAAGACAAGACAGCCTGTACCATAGAAACAGCTCTAAACAATAGTTCCTGCATGAAGAGAACTTTATTTAGTCCTGATGGAGATGAAGTGCCTTGTTTTGATAacaccaacaataataaaataatcacgGAGAAAAGTAATGTCACAGATAGGGAACATGGACCACATAGCCCACAATCTTGTAAACCTGCTTGTGAAGAAGCCTGTCATGTGAAGCCTGTAGAGAGGGTAAGCAAAAGATCCAGTGAATCTGATTTGTGTGGTTCCTTTCATGTTCACATGCCTTCTTCAGTAGAAGATAAAAGTAGGAGCCCAGTATACCCTCCAAATGAAAGAGGCAGTGCTGCATTGACTGCCATGAAAAGCCCTtgggaaagacagaaagattcATCACACAGACATGAACCTGTTGGCTTTACAAGCAGAGATGATGGGCCAGGTCTAGTTCAGGGAGActtgacgtcagcagcaaaACATCAGTACATGTGGGTGACACAACACTTGTCATGTAGTGACTGTCCACCTGCATGGAGACATCCACTTAAGCTTCTGCAGCAGAAAGATCCATGTGACTTGCTGG CTTCAACTGGCATCCCTATAAACACTACGGCCACACAATACAGTTACATGCAGACAAGGAAGATGACACAAACTGAAGGGTATATTTTTACAGcagttcctccaccactgcCTCTCAACTGCCCCTTTCAGCACCTGCACACTTGGCAGTCCCTAACAGACAGCGAAGAGAGTGGAGCCAAAACCTCCTTCAGTGAATTTAAACAAGCTCGTTTAAAGATCATCATGATGGAAGGTGTGGTCTATAG ATTCATTCATTCTGCCAGTATGAAGACAGTGGAGGTGTATCCAGGTGATGGCAGTGTCTTTGTGTCTCAAGGCATCACAGCTCACTTCTTCCTGCACTTATTGTGGAAGGATGGGAAA TTAGAAGAGAAGACATATTCCATCAAGGCATTGCCTCCCCAAACGCCAAAGTCTCCATATTCCATTGAAAAAATCATCAAAAGAGCCCACAG ATTTCTGACTGGTTGCATTGAAAACAGCAAGTTGTCTAAAATAGAAGACTTAGCCTGTTGGAAG CATGTTCCAGTTCATGTGGTGGAGCCATTGCCACTGTCCATTTTAGAGGAATGTTTGGTGCCCGGATTTGGACGGTTTACAGCTTTTACCAATGGACGGATCAGGGTCATTTTTGAAGACAGAACAGCTCTTGATATGGTGTCAGACTTTTCTAACCGTTTGCATGGTTGCATGCAGCATTCTGATTCCTTCGGCAGAGAG ACTTCAGATGTATATTCACAGGGGCTGACAGCAGAGAAATTGTCATCCTTAAGGGTATCTGGACTGGACCAGATGCTGAGACCCCACCAGTCTCGTCTGTTGCTGCCCTGTGGAAAGTACATTATGGTAGAAGTGGACAAACCAGGAATCTATCAGAG ATATGTGAATGCAGCCATGGAGTGGATTACATGGGTCCAGTCCTCACCCGAGGAGCGACGTCAGTTTTACCATAAACGGCACAACACTATTTCAGCTCAGTT ATCAGCCAAGATGGAACTGAAAAAGATAGAATGTTTTAACT ATATTGTGGATCACAGCCATATTACAAACTCGAGGTTTTTGAGGTCAAGTGAGCATCCATCAAGCTTCCCTGAGCAAAGTGCTCCAGTGTGTACACATAATTGGTGTTTACATTGTGTGGGACATCCTACAGGCAAGGTACTGACAATTCCACCCATGCTGTGTCCTGCTGGGGCAGAGAGTGTACAGAGACAAATTAGTCATCACCAATCTCCTCCATATTCTCAGCCTTGTGGTCAAGTCACTGGCAATCAGGTCAAAAATGAAATGGATGTCCAAACTACCTCTCACAGACAGTTAAGTGGAGCTGGGCAACATGTTTTTACAGGCTATAACATATTTCTGGCTGACTCAAAGGGCCAAGAGTTATTGCTGGGATTTAATTCTGTGAAAGATGCTTTGCTCAAAACTTCACAGATGATCAAGGATATAGACGAGATAGTAGAGCAGAGGAAAAAATCATCTTGA